The following proteins are co-located in the Pseudomonas antarctica genome:
- a CDS encoding glycosyltransferase gives MSSPLISVIMATFNHASYVKEAIASVLKQRGVELEFLIADDGSTDGTREVVESIVDPRIRFFPHQENRGACAVTNELIARSKGQFIALINSDDYWCDDDKLAYQLQILLENPQLGATFGRARFIDKHGDVISKNRLTYGAVFDQQNRSQGEWLRFFFEQGNCICHPTVLIRRECYDEVGVYDNNLRQLPDFDMWVRLVKKFQIHISERELISFRVLPGQSASSHTVANAVRTMNEHYLIATSFFRNVGAQALKDGFSDLLRYPDVPGDMHLDIEKALLFFVPNRALGKAYEMVGILELNRLLSLDGHREVLARDYKIDAGWYHRKMQDVDVLRPKILAVIGNKIAGLKSLYVKLFNS, from the coding sequence ATGAGCAGCCCCTTGATCAGCGTGATAATGGCGACCTTCAACCATGCGAGTTACGTCAAGGAAGCCATCGCCAGCGTATTGAAGCAGCGCGGCGTTGAACTGGAGTTTTTGATCGCAGACGACGGTTCCACTGACGGTACTCGGGAGGTCGTTGAGTCGATTGTCGACCCCAGGATCCGTTTTTTCCCCCATCAGGAAAACCGTGGTGCCTGCGCGGTTACCAACGAGTTGATCGCGCGTTCAAAGGGGCAGTTTATTGCGCTGATCAACTCGGATGATTATTGGTGTGACGACGACAAGCTGGCTTATCAACTGCAGATATTGCTTGAGAATCCCCAGTTAGGGGCGACCTTCGGTCGAGCCCGTTTCATTGATAAGCACGGCGACGTCATCAGCAAGAATCGGTTGACCTATGGTGCGGTGTTCGACCAGCAGAATCGGTCGCAAGGTGAGTGGTTGCGCTTTTTTTTCGAGCAGGGCAACTGTATTTGTCACCCAACGGTGCTCATCCGGCGTGAATGTTATGATGAGGTCGGTGTCTACGATAATAACCTTCGACAGCTGCCTGACTTTGATATGTGGGTTCGACTGGTAAAAAAATTCCAGATTCATATCTCTGAGCGTGAACTGATCAGCTTCCGCGTGTTGCCGGGGCAAAGCGCCAGTAGCCATACGGTGGCTAACGCTGTGCGCACGATGAATGAGCATTACTTGATTGCCACTTCTTTCTTTCGGAACGTCGGGGCTCAAGCACTCAAGGATGGCTTTTCTGACCTACTGAGATATCCTGATGTCCCTGGTGACATGCATCTTGATATCGAGAAAGCGCTGCTTTTTTTCGTGCCGAACAGAGCCTTGGGCAAGGCATATGAGATGGTAGGTATTCTCGAGCTCAATCGGCTTCTCAGCCTGGATGGGCATCGAGAAGTGCTGGCAAGGGACTACAAGATTGATGCCGGTTGGTATCATCGCAAGATGCAGGATGTTGACGTGCTGCGCCCGAAAATTTTGGCAGTGATTGGCAATAAAATCGCGGGGTTGAAAAGTCTGTATGTGAAGCTTTTCAACTCTTAA
- a CDS encoding glycosyltransferase translates to MSDASSRFDLSVLLVTYNHELYIQRALDSLFSQDFCGSVELVVADDASSDTTLKCIQRYEGTDARFTFKYLSQSANLGITRNYQRGFAACSGDYVAVLEGDDYWSSPYKLTRQVTFLDEHWECNLCSVNYFVFNENDASVVSRVERGDGYRLLTARELIADNLVGNFSTCLYRASALQALPAELFELKSYDWIVNICVARNSLIGFLEEPMSVYRVHSGGAWSHVAHTGQLELQLSLIPAYDQLTNQLFHASFMKLERRLRRAIVLSRRGPSLGRVAAWSAANIEQFIPPVVLMVFDALMPPVIKKIFLRIIRRGEGL, encoded by the coding sequence ATGTCCGACGCGAGCTCGCGCTTCGACTTATCGGTGCTGTTGGTTACCTATAATCATGAGCTGTATATACAGCGTGCCTTGGACTCGCTTTTCAGTCAGGACTTCTGTGGCTCTGTCGAGCTGGTTGTTGCTGACGATGCCTCCTCGGATACCACGCTAAAATGTATCCAGCGTTATGAAGGTACAGACGCCCGGTTTACTTTTAAGTACCTCTCGCAGTCGGCGAACTTGGGGATTACCCGGAACTATCAACGCGGTTTTGCCGCCTGTTCCGGCGACTATGTCGCGGTGCTCGAAGGTGATGATTACTGGAGCAGTCCCTATAAACTCACGCGCCAGGTCACGTTTCTCGATGAACATTGGGAATGCAACCTTTGCTCTGTCAACTACTTCGTTTTTAATGAAAATGATGCCAGCGTTGTCAGCCGGGTCGAGCGCGGTGACGGCTATCGGCTGTTAACCGCGCGCGAACTGATTGCCGATAATCTGGTGGGTAACTTCTCCACCTGCCTTTATAGGGCGTCAGCGTTGCAAGCGCTGCCGGCCGAATTGTTCGAACTCAAGTCTTATGATTGGATCGTCAATATCTGCGTGGCGAGAAACAGCCTGATCGGCTTTCTCGAAGAGCCAATGTCGGTTTATCGCGTGCATTCGGGAGGCGCCTGGTCTCACGTTGCCCATACCGGGCAATTGGAACTGCAGCTCAGCTTGATTCCCGCGTATGACCAGCTCACGAATCAACTGTTTCATGCCAGCTTCATGAAGCTGGAACGCCGCTTGCGCCGAGCGATAGTGCTCTCGCGTCGCGGCCCATCGTTAGGCAGAGTTGCGGCATGGAGTGCGGCCAACATTGAGCAGTTCATACCGCCCGTAGTGCTCATGGTTTTCGACGCGCTGATGCCTCCGGTTATTAAAAAGATATTCCTGAGGATCATCCGCCGTGGAGAGGGGTTATGA
- a CDS encoding acetyltransferase, which translates to MKTFFGLIGAGGHGREVMPMLRSMIKGTPAESNSELLFVVENLDAPTQINGYRAISLQAFFELDGIKRFNIAIGDSKARQRIADVCMARDISPFSLIAPSAILLDSNEIGEGVMISAQTIITSNVKIGRFFQVNNQCNISHDCVIGDFVTFGPGVKCNGNVTIGDHAYIGAGALIKQGRHGAPLKIGAGAVVGMGAVVVKDVEPYTTVVGNPARLLVK; encoded by the coding sequence ATGAAAACATTTTTTGGTCTTATTGGCGCAGGTGGACACGGCCGGGAAGTGATGCCGATGCTGCGGTCAATGATCAAGGGCACGCCGGCCGAATCGAACTCTGAGTTATTATTCGTCGTAGAAAACCTTGACGCGCCAACGCAGATCAACGGGTATCGCGCGATCAGCCTGCAGGCCTTTTTCGAGCTCGATGGCATCAAGCGATTCAACATCGCAATTGGTGACTCCAAGGCACGGCAGAGGATTGCGGATGTTTGCATGGCCCGTGACATCTCGCCGTTTTCGTTAATCGCCCCCAGCGCGATTTTATTGGACAGTAACGAGATCGGTGAAGGGGTCATGATCTCCGCGCAGACGATCATTACCTCGAATGTAAAAATCGGTCGGTTTTTTCAGGTCAATAACCAATGCAATATTTCCCATGATTGCGTCATCGGTGATTTTGTAACGTTCGGGCCTGGTGTGAAATGTAATGGAAACGTCACGATTGGTGACCATGCATACATCGGCGCTGGCGCTCTGATCAAGCAAGGCAGGCACGGGGCTCCGTTAAAGATCGGTGCGGGAGCGGTGGTTGGCATGGGCGCGGTGGTTGTCAAAGATGTTGAGCCCTACACCACGGTAGTGGGCAACCCTGCCAGGCTGTTGGTGAAGTAA
- a CDS encoding glycosyltransferase has product MSLEKVDTVPGTDDLPLVSVVVPSYNHAKHISKAIDSVLGQGFSNFELLISDDCSPDTSWEVISSFTDKRIRTFRQERNLGPVGNLVFLIQQARGKYVALLNSDDAWYPSKLGKQVAVLDAQPELGACFTWADLVDGTGQEISGPEAIWNDVFRQPNRTQGEWLKHFFLKGNCICHPSMLARKEVFETLGYYNPGLRQLPDFDMWIRLVKQFPIHVIQENLVGHLRDGNNTSAVSPENSARNLTELVEIFGSFFESLSDELFIDGFSEHFRLKGVPATQARLEAEKFFLLLDSAFVPASGRAAALSVFIKRCADPEFERVLRDEYMFSVFDFYRISGQSGFGHYLMAAHYASVPAPISVEGAGANTSVQGRFIYFLKRVVRRLRRELQRISA; this is encoded by the coding sequence ATGTCTCTTGAGAAAGTGGATACAGTACCGGGCACTGATGACCTGCCATTGGTCAGTGTTGTGGTGCCGTCCTATAACCACGCAAAACATATCAGCAAGGCCATTGACAGTGTATTGGGCCAGGGCTTTTCTAACTTTGAATTGCTGATTTCCGATGACTGCTCGCCGGACACTAGCTGGGAAGTGATTTCCAGCTTCACGGATAAGCGTATTCGGACGTTTCGGCAGGAGAGAAACCTTGGGCCTGTCGGCAACCTGGTATTTCTGATCCAGCAGGCGCGGGGCAAATATGTTGCCCTGCTAAACTCCGATGATGCTTGGTACCCGTCGAAACTCGGTAAGCAAGTAGCAGTCCTCGACGCTCAACCCGAGTTGGGGGCTTGCTTTACGTGGGCGGATTTGGTGGACGGTACGGGGCAGGAAATTTCCGGTCCTGAGGCGATCTGGAATGATGTGTTCAGGCAGCCTAACCGTACGCAAGGCGAATGGTTGAAGCACTTCTTCCTGAAGGGCAACTGCATCTGCCATCCGAGCATGTTGGCGCGTAAGGAAGTGTTTGAGACGCTCGGCTATTACAACCCTGGCCTAAGGCAGTTGCCGGATTTCGATATGTGGATCCGGCTGGTCAAACAGTTTCCGATTCATGTCATTCAAGAGAATCTGGTTGGGCATCTACGAGACGGGAATAATACCAGCGCGGTCTCCCCGGAAAACTCAGCGCGAAACTTGACCGAACTGGTTGAGATATTTGGTTCGTTTTTTGAATCGCTTTCGGATGAGCTCTTCATTGACGGGTTTTCTGAACACTTCCGGCTCAAAGGGGTGCCAGCCACGCAGGCCAGGCTGGAAGCCGAGAAGTTCTTTTTGCTGCTAGACAGTGCTTTCGTACCCGCCTCCGGTAGAGCGGCGGCACTGTCCGTGTTTATCAAGCGGTGTGCGGATCCTGAATTCGAGCGTGTGCTACGCGATGAGTACATGTTTTCGGTTTTTGATTTCTACCGGATAAGCGGCCAAAGCGGGTTCGGGCATTACTTGATGGCCGCCCATTATGCTTCTGTTCCCGCGCCGATCTCGGTGGAAGGGGCGGGTGCGAACACTTCGGTCCAGGGCCGTTTTATCTACTTTTTAAAACGCGTAGTGCGCCGTTTACGCCGAGAGCTGCAGCGTATCAGCGCTTAG
- a CDS encoding glycosyltransferase — MAVNTSEYAGGDTNVSGTGFFKRDHFSDEDKLGLLNFLMQEFGLQQPLVLKGADVALSARFIAKQYSLRGKKIDLLLLDSIPAQQSDAAVAKLFNLLSGRGLVCIESKDVAPAVLKSLHHAFEPVLIVPGFSIFAKPGGECSIRSARYRVDLYLRKLHFQKSCLISKGPEHLPLVTVVVLTYKHEAYIAECINSVLRQQGAFRMRIIVIDDVSPDNTAQVVRSTIENQQNERISIEFHANTKNVGVVGNLATSVELAKGCDYLTFCEGDDFWTSDTRIQQHIDLLATHPESVMSFNSIELCVSDGSSREIFSVHKNLERDTITGLEMAEHNLIGNFTACFYRGPLLDVIPAEIFDIYTVDWFFNIYCAQFGSIAHLKQPLSVYRQHVGGEWSARKELDKATTLIDLIDQYNEFIDFNYDEGFQKYNFELYSWVDGKYADSFEKLDLIIVDDVFPSRRSGFRHVEFTAYLKAFKRSLVLTTGATLHVLETASINSVIREYQHTYPELGNRVMLKNEAFPLAIGKLLYVTFISNAYALLPSAEALNIPFVFTLYPGGGFALNSIECDKKLKRIFDSPCFQKVIVTQQVIYNYITEKHLCPADKIEMIFGVVMPEMANERPPLKKNRWGFGKDRLDVCFMAHKYTTYGEDKGYDVFINAASILRQRYDNIFFHVVGPYNKSVIDVGTFSDRITFHGSLNPEEFDDFFQDMDIIMSPNISGKIFPGSFDGFPTASCTEAALRGTAIFAYDEFNSAQGRFTDGEDIVLLKYDLWDIVRLVEKYRADPAALKAVGEAGIGRVRALYSHEAQLAPRIELLRQVISNPVITSASVDPLPLVMQNVEPASESVKEVASQSVAPGPRGRLSTLRKCCPEPIKKVYRLWKARHVS, encoded by the coding sequence ATGGCTGTAAATACTAGTGAATACGCAGGCGGGGACACGAACGTGAGTGGTACTGGATTCTTTAAACGTGATCATTTCAGTGACGAGGATAAGCTCGGTTTGCTGAATTTTCTCATGCAGGAGTTCGGTCTTCAGCAGCCACTCGTGTTGAAAGGGGCCGACGTTGCATTGTCGGCCCGGTTCATCGCCAAGCAGTATTCGCTGCGCGGGAAAAAAATTGACCTGCTGCTACTGGATTCGATTCCTGCGCAACAGTCCGACGCTGCCGTGGCTAAGCTTTTCAATCTGCTCTCGGGGCGAGGGCTCGTCTGTATCGAATCAAAAGATGTCGCGCCCGCAGTGCTGAAGAGCCTGCACCATGCATTCGAACCGGTACTGATCGTGCCGGGCTTTTCGATCTTCGCCAAACCCGGTGGTGAGTGTTCGATTCGCAGCGCGCGCTATCGAGTTGATCTGTATCTCAGGAAGCTGCACTTCCAGAAAAGTTGCTTGATTAGCAAGGGGCCTGAGCACCTGCCATTGGTGACAGTGGTCGTCCTGACATACAAGCATGAAGCTTACATTGCAGAATGCATCAATTCGGTACTGCGCCAGCAAGGTGCGTTCCGCATGCGCATTATCGTGATTGATGATGTGTCGCCCGATAACACGGCGCAGGTTGTTCGGTCCACGATCGAAAATCAGCAAAACGAGCGTATCTCCATTGAGTTCCATGCGAACACAAAGAACGTTGGCGTTGTAGGGAACCTGGCGACGTCGGTAGAGCTTGCCAAAGGCTGTGACTACCTGACGTTCTGTGAGGGCGACGATTTCTGGACATCAGACACGCGTATTCAACAACATATTGATTTGCTGGCGACGCACCCGGAGTCGGTGATGTCGTTCAACTCGATTGAGCTGTGTGTGTCTGATGGATCTTCGCGCGAGATTTTTTCGGTACATAAAAATCTTGAGCGTGACACGATCACCGGCCTTGAAATGGCCGAACATAACCTCATCGGGAATTTTACTGCGTGTTTCTATCGCGGCCCGTTACTGGACGTTATCCCCGCCGAAATATTCGATATTTACACGGTGGATTGGTTCTTTAATATTTACTGCGCACAGTTTGGCAGTATTGCTCATCTCAAGCAGCCGCTGTCGGTCTACCGTCAACATGTCGGCGGCGAATGGAGTGCGCGTAAAGAGCTGGACAAGGCAACAACCCTGATCGACTTGATCGATCAGTACAACGAATTTATCGATTTCAACTACGACGAAGGCTTTCAGAAGTACAACTTTGAGTTGTATTCCTGGGTAGACGGCAAATACGCCGACAGCTTTGAAAAGCTTGATTTGATTATCGTCGATGACGTGTTCCCTTCGCGTCGAAGTGGTTTCCGTCACGTTGAGTTCACTGCGTACCTGAAAGCGTTCAAGCGTTCGTTGGTGCTGACCACCGGCGCCACGTTGCACGTGCTTGAAACGGCATCGATCAACAGTGTGATTCGCGAATACCAGCACACCTACCCAGAGTTGGGTAACCGGGTCATGCTCAAGAATGAGGCATTCCCGCTGGCCATTGGCAAGCTGCTGTATGTCACCTTCATTTCCAACGCTTACGCGCTGTTGCCGTCTGCTGAAGCATTGAATATTCCGTTCGTCTTCACACTGTATCCAGGTGGCGGCTTTGCCTTGAACAGTATCGAATGTGACAAGAAGCTGAAGCGCATCTTTGATTCTCCTTGCTTCCAGAAAGTCATCGTTACCCAGCAAGTGATTTACAACTACATCACTGAAAAGCACCTGTGCCCGGCTGACAAGATCGAGATGATTTTCGGCGTGGTGATGCCTGAAATGGCCAATGAACGACCACCGCTGAAGAAAAACCGTTGGGGGTTTGGCAAGGATCGTCTGGATGTTTGCTTCATGGCGCATAAATACACGACGTATGGTGAAGACAAAGGTTATGACGTCTTTATCAACGCGGCGAGTATTCTACGCCAGCGCTATGACAACATTTTCTTCCATGTGGTTGGCCCCTACAACAAGTCGGTGATTGATGTCGGTACGTTCAGTGACCGGATCACGTTCCATGGTTCACTGAACCCGGAGGAGTTTGATGACTTCTTCCAGGACATGGACATCATCATGTCGCCGAATATCAGTGGGAAAATCTTCCCTGGCTCGTTTGATGGTTTCCCTACTGCAAGCTGCACTGAAGCTGCACTGCGTGGTACTGCGATTTTCGCGTATGACGAATTCAACTCCGCGCAGGGCCGCTTCACCGACGGCGAAGATATCGTACTGCTCAAGTACGACCTGTGGGATATCGTCAGATTGGTTGAGAAGTACCGTGCCGATCCTGCGGCATTGAAAGCGGTGGGCGAGGCGGGTATTGGCCGTGTTCGAGCGCTTTACAGCCATGAGGCACAGCTTGCGCCACGGATCGAATTGCTGCGTCAGGTCATCAGTAACCCTGTGATTACGTCGGCCAGCGTCGACCCGTTGCCGCTGGTCATGCAAAACGTAGAGCCTGCGAGCGAAAGCGTGAAAGAAGTGGCCTCCCAATCGGTGGCGCCAGGGCCGCGCGGCAGACTGAGTACGTTGCGTAAGTGCTGCCCTGAGCCGATCAAAAAAGTGTATCGCCTTTGGAAGGCTCGCCATGTCTCTTGA
- a CDS encoding DegT/DnrJ/EryC1/StrS family aminotransferase produces the protein MNITVTKPFMPPYADYQSYLAGIWSREWLTNNGPLLNELEIKLKECLSVDNLLFLSNGTVALQIAIRALELQGEIITTPFSYVATTSSIVWEHCEPVMVDICRDTLNIDVNLIEQAITEKTTAILATHVFGNPCDVEAIAVIAKKHNLKVIYDAAHAFGTQHKGKSLLAYGDVSTCSFHSTKLFHTVEGGAVISPHADVSKRMAMMRNFGHSSATDFGDVGINGKNSEFHAAMGLCNIKHVPDILKVRRQLCERYVQNLEGLPVTFQKILPKTEYNHAYFPVIFESEAVLLKLIDFLNLNSIYPRRYFYPSLTKLPYVHGQSASIAEDISHRILCLPLYHSLSLEEVDMICRLVKQDLS, from the coding sequence ATGAATATTACAGTCACCAAACCCTTTATGCCTCCGTACGCCGATTATCAGAGCTACCTGGCTGGTATATGGTCTCGCGAGTGGTTAACGAACAACGGCCCTCTCCTGAACGAGCTGGAAATCAAGCTCAAAGAATGCCTGTCGGTTGATAATCTGCTGTTTTTGAGCAACGGCACCGTTGCGCTGCAGATTGCAATCCGCGCCCTTGAGCTCCAGGGCGAGATCATCACCACGCCGTTCAGTTACGTAGCGACCACTTCCAGCATTGTCTGGGAGCACTGCGAGCCTGTGATGGTCGATATCTGCCGGGACACGCTGAACATTGACGTGAACCTGATCGAACAGGCCATCACTGAAAAGACCACTGCCATTCTTGCGACGCATGTCTTTGGCAACCCGTGCGACGTAGAGGCGATTGCAGTTATTGCCAAAAAGCATAACTTGAAAGTGATCTACGATGCGGCGCACGCCTTTGGCACTCAGCACAAGGGCAAATCCCTGCTGGCCTACGGTGACGTATCGACTTGCAGTTTCCACTCCACCAAGCTTTTCCACACGGTGGAAGGCGGTGCAGTGATCAGCCCGCATGCAGATGTGTCGAAGCGCATGGCGATGATGAGAAACTTCGGCCACTCCTCGGCCACCGATTTCGGCGACGTTGGCATCAACGGCAAGAATTCGGAGTTTCACGCGGCGATGGGCTTGTGCAACATCAAGCATGTACCCGACATCCTGAAGGTACGCCGGCAGCTGTGCGAGCGTTATGTACAAAACCTGGAAGGCCTGCCGGTTACCTTCCAGAAAATCCTGCCGAAGACCGAATATAACCACGCGTATTTTCCGGTGATATTCGAGAGCGAAGCAGTGCTATTGAAGCTGATTGATTTTCTCAACCTGAACAGTATCTACCCGCGTCGTTATTTCTATCCGTCGTTGACAAAACTGCCTTATGTACACGGGCAGAGTGCGAGCATCGCAGAAGACATTTCCCACAGAATTCTATGCTTGCCGCTGTATCACTCCCTCTCTCTGGAAGAGGTGGATATGATTTGTCGGCTGGTAAAACAAGACCTGTCGTGA
- a CDS encoding sulfotransferase family protein translates to MSEKIKQAFIIGTGRCGTTWLAQMLNSNPVLCVPPEIQLLFEYSSNGNRLHEEYLLANEQGLDSDQLISIIERCCPHNLDQFFDYPEFCRQDSTPKRSFREFVTAFYAAVAESHGKRWLIEQTPWYGQRLDLVTALFPDAKFIHVVRDGRDVALSFSRTMWWHRSARLNLSRWQREIKKIALDAKLLLKPEAYLEVKYENLVADTTAELKKICTFLGVDFDPTMLDPQAFIDYDQFCKFDLGLVSSQAYSAWRKQKSKTVFTDSVEAWRKNDGAFDKSLPPEISNWLTHYGYPVETPDDTEAENVQLREYNLNVLEQENLEKSHYIQALEQSVADCTQHLGDASVVANDWAARGELLEQLAGTIHALEQENAERFEKILTLERTLAGHVEHGSFIKDEWQARGELIDELGEKFQALERELASGAELNETLQQALAAQQSESNELGQTIDGLKQEIDNRTNQVLQVEHALTAHAEQHRVLEQALQAREHLLEQAGEANEALKKDSADRGERINVLERLLAEQIEQSDVAEKYLATREALIQQLTASVEALNSTSQQQAEKIEQLMFDGVVSANTNSQLVQEIADQKLLIEDLEGRLNEFERSWYGILRKRLSK, encoded by the coding sequence GTGAGCGAAAAAATCAAACAGGCCTTTATCATCGGTACCGGACGCTGTGGCACCACCTGGCTTGCCCAGATGTTGAACAGCAATCCGGTGCTTTGCGTGCCTCCGGAAATTCAGTTGTTGTTCGAATATTCCAGCAATGGCAACCGGCTGCATGAAGAGTACCTGCTCGCCAACGAGCAGGGGCTCGACAGTGATCAATTGATCTCGATCATTGAGCGCTGCTGTCCGCACAACCTCGACCAGTTTTTTGACTACCCCGAGTTCTGCCGTCAGGACAGTACACCAAAGCGTTCATTTCGTGAGTTCGTCACCGCCTTCTATGCAGCGGTTGCTGAAAGCCACGGTAAACGCTGGCTTATCGAGCAGACACCGTGGTACGGGCAACGCCTCGATTTAGTGACAGCTTTGTTTCCTGATGCAAAGTTCATTCATGTGGTGCGGGATGGGCGTGATGTCGCATTGTCGTTCTCACGTACGATGTGGTGGCACCGATCCGCGCGTTTGAACCTCTCAAGATGGCAGCGGGAGATCAAAAAAATTGCGCTGGATGCAAAGCTTTTGCTGAAGCCCGAGGCTTACCTGGAAGTCAAATATGAAAACCTGGTGGCGGACACGACTGCAGAGCTGAAAAAAATCTGCACATTCCTCGGTGTCGATTTCGACCCGACGATGTTGGACCCCCAGGCGTTCATCGATTACGACCAGTTCTGTAAATTCGACCTCGGCCTGGTGTCGTCGCAGGCTTACTCGGCATGGCGCAAGCAAAAAAGTAAAACCGTATTCACCGATAGCGTTGAAGCCTGGCGTAAAAATGACGGCGCTTTTGATAAGAGCCTGCCGCCGGAGATCTCCAATTGGTTGACTCATTACGGTTACCCGGTCGAGACACCAGATGACACCGAAGCGGAAAATGTTCAACTTCGCGAGTACAACCTGAATGTGTTGGAACAGGAAAATCTCGAGAAGTCTCACTACATTCAAGCGCTGGAGCAGTCGGTTGCCGATTGCACTCAGCATTTAGGCGACGCCAGCGTGGTGGCTAATGACTGGGCTGCGCGCGGTGAGTTGCTGGAGCAATTGGCCGGCACCATTCATGCGCTGGAACAGGAAAATGCCGAGCGCTTCGAAAAAATTCTCACCCTGGAGAGAACGCTCGCGGGACACGTTGAACACGGTTCGTTTATCAAAGACGAGTGGCAAGCGCGTGGTGAGTTGATTGACGAGTTGGGCGAGAAGTTTCAAGCGCTGGAGCGAGAGCTTGCGTCCGGTGCTGAACTGAACGAGACATTACAGCAAGCACTTGCCGCTCAGCAAAGTGAGTCTAACGAGCTGGGGCAGACGATAGACGGTTTGAAACAAGAAATTGATAATCGTACGAATCAGGTACTGCAGGTTGAGCACGCCCTGACGGCTCATGCAGAGCAGCACAGGGTACTTGAGCAAGCGTTGCAGGCACGTGAACACTTGCTGGAGCAGGCAGGCGAAGCCAATGAGGCTTTGAAGAAAGACAGTGCAGATCGTGGCGAGCGCATCAATGTGCTTGAACGATTACTGGCCGAACAGATAGAGCAGTCCGACGTTGCCGAAAAGTATCTCGCTACCCGAGAGGCTTTGATTCAACAACTGACGGCTTCTGTTGAAGCATTAAATTCAACGAGTCAGCAACAGGCAGAAAAAATCGAGCAGCTTATGTTTGATGGTGTTGTCAGTGCTAATACGAACTCCCAACTCGTTCAGGAAATCGCCGATCAGAAACTATTGATCGAGGATTTGGAAGGCCGTCTTAATGAATTTGAGCGTTCGTGGTATGGAATCCTAAGAAAACGTCTCTCTAAATGA
- a CDS encoding ABC transporter ATP-binding protein: MSSDTAISVQNLSKCFQIYAKPHDRLKQSLYPRIQGAFGMQRKQYFNEFWSLRDVSFDIKKGETIGIIGRNGSGKSTLLQIICGTLSQTAGSIQTNGRIAALLELGSGFNPEFTGRENVYMNGAILGLSRQEIEDRFDEIAEFADIGAFLEQPVKTYSSGMFVRLAFACNIMSDPEIMIVDEALSVGDMNFQAKCMTALTQIKERGATILFVSHDVGTVKSLCSRCVYLDGGKVVAVGPSADVTELYVRSMREEMNAEHRKFSRVSKPFAETAETAETAETAEPVKPPLGLPVVEEKVFQIDHAFEARVAQFRYGTGEVRARSVELLDMNDEPTTFLDFNQQVKIRVNFEAYAEKSVTLNVSVFDEKKNNITGCGFQHVDQPYLLTKPGGKYVAEYLFKMPLQEGHYSLRINISSVIIENESAEFIDLINDAVVFRVARWEKARIWSQVHQFAELRVEELL, translated from the coding sequence ATGTCCTCTGATACCGCGATCTCAGTACAAAATCTTAGCAAGTGCTTTCAGATTTACGCTAAGCCACACGACCGCTTGAAGCAGTCGCTTTATCCCCGTATTCAAGGGGCTTTCGGCATGCAGAGAAAGCAGTACTTCAACGAGTTCTGGTCGTTGCGGGACGTGTCTTTCGACATCAAGAAAGGCGAGACCATAGGCATCATCGGTCGTAACGGCAGTGGCAAATCCACACTGTTGCAGATTATTTGCGGAACGCTCAGCCAGACCGCGGGATCTATCCAGACCAATGGGCGTATCGCCGCCCTGCTTGAGCTGGGTTCCGGGTTCAACCCGGAGTTCACCGGGCGCGAAAACGTTTACATGAACGGTGCGATCCTGGGCTTGAGCCGGCAGGAAATCGAAGATCGTTTTGACGAAATCGCGGAATTTGCCGATATCGGAGCGTTCCTCGAACAGCCGGTGAAAACCTACTCCAGCGGTATGTTCGTGCGGCTCGCTTTTGCCTGCAACATCATGTCTGACCCTGAAATCATGATTGTCGACGAGGCGCTTTCCGTCGGCGATATGAATTTCCAGGCCAAGTGCATGACGGCGCTGACGCAGATCAAAGAGCGTGGCGCGACGATTCTGTTTGTCAGTCACGACGTGGGCACGGTTAAAAGCCTGTGTTCGCGCTGTGTGTACCTTGACGGCGGTAAAGTGGTTGCGGTTGGTCCATCGGCCGATGTGACTGAGCTATACGTGCGTTCGATGCGCGAGGAGATGAACGCGGAACATCGCAAGTTTTCGCGCGTTTCCAAACCGTTTGCCGAGACGGCCGAGACGGCCGAGACGGCCGAGACGGCCGAGCCGGTTAAGCCGCCGTTGGGCCTGCCGGTCGTCGAGGAAAAGGTCTTCCAGATCGATCACGCGTTCGAAGCACGAGTCGCTCAATTCCGTTACGGTACGGGCGAGGTAAGGGCGCGCTCTGTCGAATTGCTGGATATGAACGATGAGCCCACGACTTTTCTTGATTTCAACCAGCAGGTCAAGATCAGGGTGAATTTCGAGGCTTACGCCGAGAAATCCGTTACTTTGAATGTCAGTGTTTTTGACGAGAAGAAGAACAACATTACCGGCTGTGGCTTCCAGCATGTCGATCAGCCTTACCTGCTGACGAAGCCGGGAGGCAAATACGTTGCCGAGTACCTGTTCAAGATGCCTTTGCAGGAAGGCCACTACTCGTTGCGTATCAATATATCGTCGGTAATTATTGAAAACGAATCGGCAGAGTTTATTGACTTGATCAATGATGCCGTCGTTTTCCGTGTTGCTCGTTGGGAGAAGGCCCGGATTTGGTCCCAAGTCCATCAGTTCGCAGAGTTGAGGGTTGAGGAGCTGCTGTGA